One Synechococcus sp. JA-2-3B'a(2-13) genomic window carries:
- a CDS encoding TauD/TfdA family dioxygenase: MKTSQLAKGCLLIDCRDFDEKTINLFLAPGPDPYRETEEFLLDCEMRADELPRYLRRALLEFQLYSNSEGILLLRGLPVDPGLDHTRTPALAQRSEEKTTFVSERCLAMIGSRLGHLVSYIQEKNGDLFQNLVPTPDSEEVQSSEGSRTRLQFHRETVFHPHSPEFLLLFCLRPDHDRVAETTYASIRHVLPLLGERDRELLFEPLYRTGIDYSFGNRQALINGPILPVLYGRREDPFWNYDEDLMVGLTPEASLALEALRKGIHAVYRGIKLETGDLLCIDNRRTVHGRTAFSPRYDGFDRWIQRSFVVRDLGLSAGDRHPGERIIRTAFATDDEAQAALNGEQVCLRRS, translated from the coding sequence ATGAAGACTTCACAGCTTGCAAAAGGATGCCTGCTGATCGATTGTCGGGACTTTGATGAAAAGACGATAAACCTGTTTTTGGCACCTGGGCCCGATCCCTACCGGGAAACAGAGGAATTTCTCCTGGACTGCGAGATGCGGGCAGATGAGCTGCCCCGTTATCTGCGGCGGGCCTTGCTGGAGTTTCAGTTGTATTCCAATTCGGAAGGGATCCTGCTGCTGCGGGGCTTGCCCGTGGATCCCGGACTAGACCATACCCGCACACCGGCTCTGGCGCAGCGCTCTGAGGAGAAAACCACTTTTGTCAGCGAACGCTGCTTGGCGATGATCGGCAGCCGCTTGGGGCATTTGGTCTCCTACATCCAAGAAAAAAACGGGGATCTGTTTCAAAACTTGGTGCCTACTCCCGACAGCGAAGAGGTGCAATCTTCCGAGGGATCCCGCACTCGGCTACAGTTTCACCGCGAGACGGTTTTTCATCCCCACTCACCGGAGTTTTTGCTGCTGTTTTGCCTGCGCCCCGACCATGATCGTGTGGCGGAAACCACCTACGCCAGCATCCGCCATGTCCTGCCTTTGCTGGGAGAGCGCGATCGAGAGCTGCTGTTTGAACCCCTGTATCGCACCGGCATCGACTACTCCTTCGGCAACCGGCAAGCCCTGATCAATGGCCCCATTTTGCCGGTGTTGTATGGCCGTCGAGAGGATCCCTTCTGGAACTACGACGAAGACCTGATGGTGGGGCTCACCCCCGAAGCCAGTCTGGCTCTAGAAGCCCTGAGGAAGGGAATCCACGCTGTCTACCGAGGCATCAAGCTGGAAACAGGGGATCTGCTCTGTATTGACAACCGCCGCACCGTCCACGGACGGACTGCCTTCTCTCCCCGCTACGATGGCTTCGACCGCTGGATCCAGCGCTCATTTGTGGTGCGGGATCTCGGCCTTTCGGCAGGGGATCGCCATCCCGGTGAGCGCATCATTCGCACCGCCTTCGCAACAGACGATGAGGCCCAAGCTGCCCTCAATGGGGAGCAGGTCTGTCTCAGAAGATCCTGA
- the aroH gene encoding chorismate mutase, whose protein sequence is MGWRVRAIRGAITVPTNSAEAIGAAVAELLDTLEHRNALDPAELVSVIFSVTPDLNAAFPAQFARRRPGWESVPLLDVQQMEVSGDLPRCIRVLIQLNTPLAQADMQHVYLRGARELRPDLSTV, encoded by the coding sequence TTGGGGTGGCGAGTCAGAGCAATTCGGGGAGCCATCACCGTACCTACAAACAGTGCCGAGGCCATTGGCGCGGCGGTGGCTGAGCTGCTGGATACGCTAGAGCACCGCAACGCCCTCGATCCAGCTGAACTAGTCAGCGTTATTTTTTCCGTTACTCCTGATTTAAATGCAGCTTTTCCCGCCCAGTTTGCTCGTCGTCGCCCCGGTTGGGAGTCGGTGCCTCTGTTGGATGTGCAACAGATGGAGGTGAGCGGCGACTTACCCCGTTGCATTCGGGTTTTGATCCAGTTGAATACTCCACTTGCTCAAGCGGACATGCAGCATGTTTATCTGCGAGGTGCCCGCGAGTTAAGGCCAGATCTCAGCACTGTTTGA
- a CDS encoding Npun_F0494 family protein, translating into MLHDSESVYRRAWRAWICSPFRLPLLQAMSTKGIPPAKIAGWAGVQAGYSRRPLSEMRVDQELMWLIQVGLLRREVDGQGITDRYRLAPLGRQLLQDLERDEAFAGISASWADHLQNRLTRWRLLP; encoded by the coding sequence ATGCTCCATGACTCTGAGTCAGTGTACAGAAGGGCTTGGCGTGCCTGGATTTGCAGCCCTTTTCGGTTGCCCTTGCTGCAGGCCATGAGCACAAAAGGGATCCCACCAGCGAAGATTGCAGGTTGGGCCGGCGTTCAAGCGGGCTACAGCCGACGCCCGTTATCGGAAATGCGGGTGGATCAGGAGCTGATGTGGCTGATTCAGGTAGGGCTGTTGCGGCGGGAAGTGGATGGGCAGGGGATCACGGATCGGTATCGTCTGGCACCTCTGGGTCGGCAGTTGCTGCAAGATCTGGAGAGGGATGAAGCTTTTGCCGGGATCTCGGCAAGCTGGGCAGACCACCTGCAGAATAGGCTGACCCGCTGGCGGCTGCTTCCCTGA
- the ppc gene encoding phosphoenolpyruvate carboxylase, giving the protein MTSSPHLTAAEGAAGSANGLKEASLFGERDPLAHSLQVNEAFNRRNNLLNRRLQLVEELWESVILQECGQSLVDLLQRLRSMCSPEGQALEYPIPEVLQIIEYLSLDATIQTARAFALFFQLINIVEQHYERAEDSDMRMVDSQQRTVRENEKFERLFPYLRAQGVPPGLLRRLLEQLHIRMVFTAHPTEIVRHTIREKQRAFSRLLSQLDWAEQTQPLQAQMIKEQMAEEVLLWWRTDELHQSKPTVLNEVDYTLHYFEEVLFQAIPLLHEYLSRSLKKAFPSVEPPPAGFCNFGSWVGGDRDGNPSVTADVTWQTARYQRNLILGKYIESVKALTKTLSISLHWGDVDSQLLDALEQDHRLMPEVYESFSLQYRQEPYRLKLSYIQRRLELTRERNRNLADSACLPTPPPVDNAYANAEEFLADLQLIQKSLKNSGLSCRQLDHLIQQVQVFGFHLAHLDIRQDSSYHEAALTEIFEYLRILPRPYNEMTEEEKTAFLLQELQTRRPLIPLEIAFSEKTAELIATFRTLRRLQQEFGLAICQTYVISMSRQLSDLLEVLLMAKEVGLYDPISGRGSLAVVPLFETVEDLKRAPEVLRQLLEIPFYRQYLAQQGNLQEVMLGYSDSNKDSGFLSSNWEIYKAQQRLQTVAESYGVKLQIFHGRGGSVGRGGGPAYEAILAQPGRSVGGRIKITEQGEVLASKYSLQDLAIFNLETVTSAVIQASLLRTYPNDLHEWSRLMESLAERSRQVYRNLVYEQEGFVEFFHEVTPIEEISQLQISSRPARRSGSQKDIGSLRAIPWVFSWTQSRFLLPAWYGVGTALQEYVARGEHNLNHLQHLYREWPFFRMVISKVEMTLAKVDLQIARHYVREMSSPERLERAMELFECIAQEMHRTRTIVLQITGHRELLENDPYLKRSVQLRNRSIVPLGFIQVSLLKRLRERQGSRTGRTRYDRAELLRGALLTINGIAAGMRNTG; this is encoded by the coding sequence ATGACCTCTTCCCCCCACCTGACCGCTGCAGAGGGGGCAGCGGGTTCTGCCAACGGGCTGAAGGAGGCATCCCTGTTTGGGGAACGGGATCCCTTGGCCCATTCCCTTCAAGTCAACGAAGCCTTCAACCGCAGGAACAACCTGTTGAACCGTCGCCTGCAATTGGTGGAAGAACTCTGGGAATCGGTGATCCTGCAGGAGTGCGGTCAGTCTCTGGTGGATCTGTTGCAGCGACTGCGTTCCATGTGTTCCCCAGAAGGACAAGCCCTGGAGTACCCGATCCCAGAGGTACTACAAATTATCGAGTACCTCAGCCTCGACGCCACCATCCAAACGGCACGGGCCTTTGCCCTCTTCTTCCAGTTGATCAACATTGTTGAACAGCACTACGAACGGGCAGAAGACTCGGACATGCGCATGGTGGATAGCCAACAACGTACCGTGCGAGAAAACGAAAAATTTGAACGGCTGTTCCCTTACCTGCGGGCTCAAGGGGTGCCGCCGGGCCTACTGCGCAGATTGCTGGAGCAGTTGCACATTCGCATGGTTTTTACCGCCCACCCCACCGAGATCGTCCGCCACACCATCCGCGAGAAGCAACGAGCTTTCTCTCGCTTGCTCAGCCAACTGGATTGGGCAGAACAAACCCAGCCTTTGCAGGCCCAGATGATAAAAGAACAGATGGCGGAAGAAGTTTTGCTTTGGTGGCGCACCGACGAGTTGCATCAGTCCAAGCCGACTGTTTTGAACGAAGTCGATTACACTTTGCACTATTTTGAAGAGGTGTTGTTTCAGGCCATCCCCCTGCTGCACGAGTACCTCAGCCGCAGCCTGAAAAAAGCTTTTCCCAGCGTCGAGCCACCGCCGGCAGGATTTTGCAACTTCGGCTCGTGGGTAGGCGGGGATCGGGATGGCAACCCTTCCGTCACCGCCGATGTTACCTGGCAAACGGCTCGCTATCAGCGCAACCTCATCCTGGGCAAGTACATCGAATCGGTGAAGGCTCTTACCAAAACCTTGAGCATTTCCCTGCACTGGGGGGATGTGGACAGCCAACTGCTGGATGCCCTTGAGCAGGATCACCGCCTCATGCCTGAGGTTTACGAATCGTTTTCGCTGCAATACCGCCAAGAGCCCTACCGCCTCAAGCTCAGCTACATTCAGCGGCGGCTGGAGTTGACGCGGGAGCGCAATCGCAACTTGGCCGACTCCGCTTGTTTGCCCACCCCTCCCCCTGTGGACAACGCCTATGCCAACGCAGAAGAATTTCTGGCCGACTTGCAGCTTATCCAGAAAAGCTTGAAAAACAGCGGCCTTTCCTGCCGTCAGTTGGATCATCTCATTCAACAGGTACAGGTGTTTGGCTTTCACCTGGCCCATCTGGATATCCGCCAAGACAGCAGCTACCACGAAGCCGCTCTCACGGAGATTTTCGAGTACTTGCGCATTTTGCCGCGTCCCTACAACGAGATGACGGAAGAGGAAAAAACCGCCTTTCTCCTGCAGGAGCTACAAACACGTCGGCCTCTGATACCGCTGGAGATCGCCTTTTCCGAGAAAACGGCAGAGCTGATCGCCACCTTTCGCACCCTGCGCCGCCTGCAGCAGGAATTCGGCTTGGCCATTTGCCAGACCTATGTGATCAGCATGAGCCGCCAGTTAAGCGACCTGTTGGAGGTGCTGCTGATGGCCAAGGAGGTGGGTCTCTACGATCCCATCAGTGGTCGCGGATCCCTGGCGGTGGTGCCGCTGTTTGAGACCGTCGAAGACCTGAAGCGGGCCCCGGAAGTTTTGCGGCAGTTGCTGGAGATCCCTTTCTATCGCCAGTACTTGGCTCAGCAGGGGAATCTACAGGAGGTGATGCTGGGCTACTCCGATAGCAACAAAGATTCCGGCTTTTTGAGCAGCAACTGGGAGATTTACAAGGCTCAACAACGCCTGCAGACGGTGGCCGAATCCTACGGGGTGAAGCTGCAGATCTTCCATGGCCGGGGCGGTTCGGTGGGCCGTGGAGGGGGCCCGGCTTACGAGGCCATCTTGGCTCAGCCAGGGCGCAGTGTGGGGGGCCGCATCAAAATTACCGAACAGGGAGAGGTGTTGGCCTCCAAGTATTCCCTCCAGGATCTGGCCATTTTTAACCTGGAAACCGTCACCAGCGCCGTGATCCAGGCCAGCCTACTGCGCACCTACCCCAACGATCTGCACGAGTGGTCGCGCCTGATGGAATCCTTGGCGGAGCGCTCCCGGCAGGTGTACCGTAACCTGGTCTACGAGCAGGAGGGCTTTGTGGAGTTTTTCCACGAGGTCACCCCCATTGAAGAGATCAGCCAACTGCAGATCAGCTCCCGTCCCGCCCGCCGCAGCGGTAGCCAAAAAGACATCGGATCCCTGCGGGCCATTCCCTGGGTATTCAGTTGGACGCAAAGCCGCTTTCTCTTGCCGGCCTGGTATGGGGTTGGCACCGCCCTACAAGAATACGTGGCCAGGGGCGAGCACAACCTCAACCACCTGCAGCACCTCTATCGCGAATGGCCTTTCTTCCGCATGGTGATCTCCAAAGTGGAGATGACTCTGGCCAAAGTGGATCTGCAAATAGCGCGTCACTACGTGCGGGAGATGAGCTCTCCAGAGCGTCTAGAGCGGGCGATGGAGCTGTTTGAGTGTATTGCCCAAGAAATGCACCGTACTCGCACAATAGTGTTGCAGATTACGGGCCACAGGGAACTGTTGGAGAACGACCCTTATTTGAAGCGCTCGGTGCAGTTGCGCAACCGCTCTATTGTGCCCTTGGGCTTTATTCAAGTCTCTCTCCTCAAGCGCCTGCGGGAGCGTCAGGGATCCCGCACCGGACGAACACGCTACGACCGAGCTGAACTTCTGCGTGGGGCTCTGCTCACCATCAACGGCATTGCCGCCGGGATGCGCAACACGGGCTGA
- a CDS encoding SirB1 family protein, which translates to MSIPAARQRFALEIQSEPIDLGRAALWIAQEAYPDLEVEEYVAALDEMAAEVQERLPPERYPLRVIKILNHYLFEDLGFRGNREDYYDPRNSFLNEVIDRRTGIPITLSLIYLELARRIDFPMAGVGMPGHFLIRPLFAGAEIFVDPFQQGEILFPEDCQELLSQIYGPGIPFQEHHLRPTPPRLILVRLLNNLKQIYLSRAELEPALAAAERILLLIPESLPHLRDRGLLYYQLGRWQQACQDLKRYLKQAPFHPEINRSDEHLIREIVERLESHPDS; encoded by the coding sequence ATGAGCATTCCTGCTGCCCGTCAACGCTTTGCCCTTGAAATCCAATCGGAGCCCATCGATCTGGGTCGGGCGGCCCTCTGGATTGCCCAAGAAGCCTATCCCGATCTGGAGGTGGAAGAGTATGTGGCCGCTCTGGATGAGATGGCCGCAGAGGTGCAAGAGCGCCTTCCCCCGGAGCGTTATCCCCTGCGGGTCATCAAGATCTTGAATCACTATCTCTTTGAGGATCTGGGCTTTCGTGGCAATCGCGAAGATTATTACGACCCACGCAACAGCTTTTTGAACGAAGTGATCGATCGGCGCACCGGGATCCCGATTACGCTGTCGCTGATCTATCTAGAGCTGGCGCGGCGGATCGATTTTCCCATGGCAGGAGTGGGCATGCCCGGCCACTTTTTAATCCGGCCCCTGTTTGCAGGCGCCGAGATTTTTGTGGATCCCTTTCAGCAGGGGGAGATTTTATTTCCAGAAGATTGTCAAGAGCTTTTGTCGCAAATCTACGGGCCTGGGATCCCTTTCCAAGAACACCACCTACGCCCCACCCCTCCCCGCCTGATCTTGGTACGCTTGCTCAACAACCTCAAGCAAATTTATCTGAGCCGCGCCGAACTGGAACCCGCTTTGGCAGCAGCGGAACGGATCTTGTTGTTGATCCCTGAATCCTTGCCCCACCTAAGGGATCGCGGGCTGTTGTATTATCAGTTGGGCCGTTGGCAGCAAGCCTGCCAGGATCTCAAGCGCTACTTAAAACAGGCGCCTTTCCACCCCGAGATCAATCGCTCTGATGAGCATTTAATCCGGGAAATTGTCGAGAGATTGGAATCTCATCCCGACTCATGA
- a CDS encoding Ycf66 family protein produces the protein MFLTQSPYFLMAALVAIASGAIFAVRFIKREASAEYDVIFATMGLIYSVCLLLEGQRLIPLLFFAQVLLAVMAGWFAIETFRLRILLSEKARQVGGARPTVRRQGFSRTYPPDGYAQGRTVSTRAEGSRIRDTSSYSRSIPGRSGEDPSRRPRPQLTGDTRVRPRRRPEGDEYYEEPGVRPRQDTDYDEPAPPPEARRPRRPAGEYPEDVDVQEERSTGTATRRRPPRLPQDQGESYADEPPRRPSRRVVEVEPVEVEPEEYDDDLF, from the coding sequence ATGTTTCTCACCCAAAGCCCCTACTTTTTGATGGCAGCGCTGGTGGCGATTGCCAGTGGAGCCATCTTCGCGGTTCGGTTCATCAAGCGCGAGGCCTCCGCTGAGTACGACGTGATTTTTGCCACGATGGGCCTGATCTATTCCGTCTGCTTGCTCTTGGAAGGTCAGCGGCTCATCCCGTTGCTGTTCTTTGCGCAGGTGTTGCTGGCGGTGATGGCCGGCTGGTTTGCCATCGAAACCTTCCGTTTGCGGATTCTCTTAAGCGAAAAAGCACGGCAGGTGGGCGGGGCTCGTCCGACCGTTCGGCGGCAAGGCTTCAGCCGCACCTATCCCCCGGATGGCTATGCCCAAGGACGCACGGTTTCCACTCGAGCCGAGGGATCCCGTATCCGCGATACATCCTCTTACAGTCGCTCCATTCCTGGGCGCAGTGGTGAAGATCCTAGCCGTCGCCCCAGGCCCCAACTGACCGGCGATACCCGTGTGCGTCCACGCCGCCGACCCGAAGGGGATGAGTATTACGAGGAGCCAGGAGTCCGCCCGCGTCAGGACACCGACTACGATGAGCCGGCTCCGCCGCCAGAGGCCCGTCGCCCCCGTCGCCCTGCCGGAGAGTATCCAGAGGATGTGGATGTGCAGGAAGAGCGCAGCACAGGTACAGCTACCCGCCGCCGTCCCCCACGGTTGCCCCAAGACCAAGGGGAAAGCTACGCGGATGAACCTCCCCGCCGTCCTTCCCGCCGCGTTGTCGAAGTAGAGCCAGTAGAAGTGGAGCCAGAAGAGTATGATGACGATCTGTTCTGA
- a CDS encoding DUF1350 family protein: MAPTWQTDGHTWFLLPPQPRAVVHFLGGAFVGAAPQVFYSRLLEELARMGMAVVATPYTTDIDHAQLALNAAQSLHRSLQSKGLLELPLFGLGHSLGCKLQILSCLAVPSLGSRRRGNIFLAYSNAGLDRALPLLRLLTQAWPQQQLADLWRMWMGSSSPPVNLWLEFEPSPTETNRLIEEQYPVRNNLLVEFRQDDIDDIPLLYQQLCRKYQGHTEWQHLEGDHLTPLGFSYPFQVGEEFSPIDAFGQLIYQNLLAPNHQMIRSIRAWLATQLAH, translated from the coding sequence ATGGCACCAACTTGGCAAACCGATGGGCATACTTGGTTCCTTCTGCCCCCTCAACCCCGCGCCGTCGTTCACTTTCTGGGTGGAGCTTTTGTGGGAGCTGCCCCGCAAGTGTTCTACAGCCGCCTGCTGGAAGAACTGGCCCGTATGGGCATGGCCGTTGTTGCCACCCCCTACACCACCGATATCGATCACGCCCAACTGGCGCTCAACGCAGCCCAATCTTTGCACAGAAGCCTGCAAAGCAAGGGTTTGCTGGAGTTGCCTCTGTTTGGCTTGGGTCATAGCCTGGGCTGTAAGTTGCAGATCCTCTCTTGTCTAGCCGTTCCTTCTCTGGGATCCCGTCGGCGAGGCAATATTTTTCTGGCCTACAGCAATGCCGGGTTGGATCGGGCTTTGCCATTGCTGCGGCTGTTGACCCAAGCTTGGCCTCAACAACAGCTCGCCGATCTGTGGCGGATGTGGATGGGATCCTCCTCGCCGCCTGTGAACCTGTGGTTGGAGTTCGAGCCTTCCCCGACAGAAACCAACCGCTTAATTGAGGAGCAGTATCCGGTTAGAAACAACCTGCTTGTGGAATTTCGACAGGATGATATTGACGACATTCCTCTGCTCTACCAGCAGCTTTGCCGCAAGTATCAAGGCCACACCGAGTGGCAGCATCTCGAGGGGGATCACCTCACTCCACTGGGTTTTAGCTATCCTTTCCAAGTCGGGGAGGAGTTCAGCCCCATCGATGCTTTTGGACAGTTGATCTACCAGAACCTACTGGCCCCCAACCACCAAATGATCCGAAGCATCCGAGCCTGGCTGGCAACCCAATTGGCCCATTGA
- a CDS encoding V4R domain-containing protein, which translates to MTGTSSISNGSVTFDPYTPVLANYYTPSAYLRSDLESGLLESRHGERLLALPEALLRGIYTGLEYETGQAARLVLRNCGRMWGKEFFRRFAQELSDYYQKPLAELEMGTFLQSLRQAWKAHGWGLIEIDWTYKDQGVLVVSIRNSPFAAVTPPHFKRPMGFLEAGLLATWFSQLTGQDLLCVQTASEALGAKSNLFVVTAAARLKEGEAWVDSGLSHEQILEKLLQPS; encoded by the coding sequence ATGACCGGCACTAGCTCTATCTCCAATGGCTCAGTCACCTTTGATCCCTACACGCCCGTTTTGGCCAACTACTACACACCCAGCGCTTATCTGCGAAGCGATTTGGAATCGGGCTTACTGGAAAGTCGCCACGGTGAACGTCTCTTGGCCCTTCCAGAGGCATTGCTGCGGGGCATCTACACGGGCCTGGAATACGAGACCGGCCAGGCTGCTCGTTTGGTGTTGCGCAACTGTGGTCGGATGTGGGGCAAGGAGTTTTTCCGCCGTTTTGCCCAAGAACTCTCCGACTACTACCAGAAGCCTTTGGCCGAGCTAGAGATGGGCACCTTTCTGCAAAGTCTGAGACAAGCCTGGAAAGCTCATGGCTGGGGATTGATCGAGATCGACTGGACTTACAAAGATCAAGGAGTGCTGGTGGTGTCGATTCGCAATTCCCCCTTCGCTGCTGTCACCCCTCCCCATTTCAAGCGTCCGATGGGCTTTTTGGAGGCAGGGCTGTTGGCCACCTGGTTTAGCCAGCTAACCGGCCAGGATTTGCTCTGCGTGCAAACCGCCAGCGAGGCTCTGGGAGCGAAGAGCAATTTGTTTGTCGTAACCGCTGCTGCCCGCCTCAAAGAGGGAGAAGCCTGGGTGGACTCCGGCCTCAGCCACGAGCAGATCCTGGAAAAGCTCCTGCAGCCCAGCTAG
- the ribD gene encoding bifunctional diaminohydroxyphosphoribosylaminopyrimidine deaminase/5-amino-6-(5-phosphoribosylamino)uracil reductase RibD — protein sequence MISDQQWMERCLSLARSTPQRPSPNPRVSCVIVQGDRVVGEGVHPGAGQPHAEVLALQQAGSLARGATLYVNLEPCNHYGRTPPCTEAILAAGIRRVVVGMQDPNPLVAGKGIRRLQEAGIDVTVGVLERECQELNEGFAFAIVRQQCFGLLKYAMTLDGKSAAATGHSRWISNSPARQWVHQQRAWHDAVIVGSRTVWQDNPRLTCRLAELQGSQPLRVVLSRSLNLPPVAHLWQVEEAPTLVITEAVATHPLWGSLAKQGVELLHLPQVTPSRAAQVLFQRGCLSALWECGGTLAWAALKDGAIQKVAAFIAPKILGGAAAPTPVAGEGIPDVNQSWQLVEPRLETLGDNWLIIGKISSSVGHSSLLK from the coding sequence ATGATTTCGGATCAGCAGTGGATGGAACGGTGTCTATCCCTGGCCCGTTCCACACCTCAGCGTCCCTCTCCCAATCCGCGGGTGAGTTGCGTGATCGTGCAGGGGGATCGGGTGGTGGGGGAAGGCGTTCATCCGGGGGCAGGGCAGCCCCATGCGGAGGTGTTGGCTCTGCAACAGGCGGGATCCCTGGCCAGAGGGGCAACGCTCTACGTCAACCTGGAGCCCTGCAACCACTATGGGCGCACTCCCCCTTGTACCGAGGCCATCCTAGCTGCCGGGATCCGGCGGGTGGTGGTGGGGATGCAGGATCCCAATCCCTTGGTGGCCGGCAAAGGGATCCGACGCCTGCAGGAGGCGGGGATCGACGTGACGGTGGGAGTGCTGGAGCGGGAGTGCCAGGAGCTGAACGAGGGGTTTGCCTTCGCCATTGTGCGGCAACAGTGTTTCGGCCTGCTGAAATACGCCATGACCCTGGATGGCAAGAGCGCCGCCGCCACCGGCCACAGCCGCTGGATCAGCAACTCTCCGGCGCGGCAGTGGGTACACCAACAGCGGGCCTGGCATGATGCCGTCATCGTTGGATCCCGAACCGTTTGGCAGGATAACCCGCGCCTCACCTGTCGCCTGGCGGAGTTGCAGGGATCCCAGCCGTTGCGGGTGGTCCTCAGCCGTTCCCTGAACCTACCTCCCGTCGCCCATCTGTGGCAGGTGGAAGAAGCGCCGACGTTGGTGATCACAGAAGCTGTGGCAACCCATCCTTTGTGGGGATCCCTGGCCAAGCAGGGGGTGGAGCTGCTGCATCTGCCCCAAGTAACCCCCTCGCGGGCGGCACAGGTGCTCTTTCAGCGGGGGTGTCTGAGTGCCCTCTGGGAATGCGGGGGCACGCTGGCCTGGGCAGCCCTCAAAGATGGGGCGATCCAGAAAGTAGCCGCCTTCATCGCTCCCAAGATCCTAGGCGGAGCCGCTGCGCCAACCCCGGTAGCAGGGGAGGGGATCCCTGATGTAAACCAGAGCTGGCAACTGGTGGAGCCCCGGCTGGAGACCTTGGGGGATAACTGGTTGATCATCGGAAAGATCTCCTCTTCAGTTGGCCACAGTAGCCTACTAAAGTGA
- the crtE gene encoding geranylgeranyl diphosphate synthase CrtE: MVAQTFNLKAYLSQRQQQVEEALSAALVPAYPERIYEAMRYSLLAGGKRLRPILCLAACELAGGTVEQALPTACALEMIHTMSLIHDDLPAMDNDDFRRGKPTNHKVFGEDIAILAGDALLAFAFEHIASQTQGVPPQLVLQVIARIGHAVAATGLVGGQVVDLESEGKAISLETLEYIHSHKTGALLEVSVVSGGILAGGDEELLAHLSRYARDIGLAFQIVDDILDITATSEQLGKTAGKDQAAAKATYPSLLGLEASRQKAEELIQSAKETLRPYGPRAEPLLALADFITRRQH, translated from the coding sequence TTGGTTGCCCAAACCTTTAACCTGAAAGCCTACCTGAGCCAGCGTCAGCAACAGGTGGAAGAAGCTCTCTCTGCAGCTTTGGTTCCCGCCTATCCGGAGCGCATTTACGAGGCGATGCGCTACAGCCTATTGGCAGGGGGGAAGCGCCTCAGGCCCATCCTCTGTCTGGCTGCTTGCGAGTTGGCCGGCGGCACTGTGGAGCAGGCTCTGCCTACCGCCTGTGCCCTGGAAATGATCCACACCATGTCGCTCATCCATGACGACTTGCCGGCCATGGACAATGACGACTTTCGCCGCGGCAAACCCACCAACCACAAGGTGTTCGGCGAAGACATTGCCATCTTGGCAGGAGATGCCCTGCTGGCCTTTGCCTTTGAGCACATTGCCAGCCAAACTCAGGGGGTACCGCCGCAGTTGGTGTTACAGGTGATCGCCCGCATTGGCCATGCTGTGGCTGCAACCGGTTTGGTGGGGGGACAGGTGGTGGATCTGGAGTCGGAGGGCAAGGCCATTTCCCTGGAAACTCTGGAGTACATTCACAGCCACAAAACCGGCGCTCTATTGGAAGTCTCGGTGGTTTCGGGAGGGATCCTGGCGGGGGGAGATGAGGAGCTGCTGGCCCACCTGAGCCGCTACGCCCGCGATATTGGCTTGGCCTTTCAGATTGTGGACGACATTTTGGACATCACCGCCACCAGCGAGCAACTGGGCAAAACGGCAGGCAAGGATCAAGCTGCCGCCAAAGCCACCTATCCCAGCTTGTTGGGCCTAGAGGCCTCCCGGCAAAAAGCCGAGGAGCTGATTCAATCGGCCAAGGAAACGTTGCGCCCCTACGGACCGCGGGCAGAACCGCTGCTGGCTCTGGCGGACTTCATCACTCGCCGTCAGCATTAG
- a CDS encoding divergent PAP2 family protein: MLQQLMANHVLWVALLASVLAQAIKLILSYVRSGKVNLRVLVETGGMPSSHAALVTALSVGVGMQEGWDSLLFAATVVFALVVMYDAAGIRQAAGKQARVLNRLLEEWFEEKGADRFPEPYLKELLGHTPVQVMAGAALGAACITLSFALGVN, from the coding sequence ATGCTGCAACAGTTGATGGCCAATCATGTCCTCTGGGTTGCTTTGCTGGCCAGTGTGTTGGCCCAAGCCATCAAGCTGATCCTTTCCTATGTGCGGTCAGGCAAGGTTAACCTGCGAGTCTTGGTGGAAACCGGGGGAATGCCCAGCTCCCACGCAGCGTTGGTGACGGCTTTGTCCGTTGGGGTGGGGATGCAGGAAGGCTGGGACAGCCTGCTGTTTGCCGCGACGGTGGTTTTCGCATTGGTGGTGATGTACGATGCCGCGGGGATCCGCCAAGCCGCTGGAAAACAGGCGCGGGTGCTGAATCGCCTCCTGGAAGAATGGTTTGAAGAAAAGGGCGCCGACCGTTTTCCAGAACCCTACCTGAAAGAATTGCTGGGGCACACTCCCGTTCAGGTCATGGCCGGCGCGGCTTTGGGGGCAGCCTGTATTACATTGTCGTTTGCCCTGGGAGTAAACTGA